In a genomic window of Bacillaceae bacterium S4-13-56:
- the sda gene encoding sporulation histidine kinase inhibitor Sda: MISLEVIEMKALSNELLIFSYNKAIELKLEAEFILMLEEEILRRNISTKNNNVS; encoded by the coding sequence ATGATATCGCTTGAGGTGATAGAAATGAAGGCATTAAGCAACGAACTTCTAATATTTTCTTATAATAAAGCCATCGAGCTAAAATTAGAAGCAGAATTTATTCTTATGTTAGAAGAAGAAATCCTCAGAAGAAATATTTCCACCAAAAATAATAATGTATCTTAA